Proteins from a single region of Eretmochelys imbricata isolate rEreImb1 chromosome 20, rEreImb1.hap1, whole genome shotgun sequence:
- the NAB2 gene encoding NGFI-A-binding protein 2 isoform X1 — MPGRGEPGAGELGARAAGRGSSQASLPHAMALPRTLGELQLYRVLQRANLLSYYETFIQQGGDDVQQLCEAGEEEFLEIMALVGMATKPLHVRRLQKALREWASNPGLFSQPMASLPVSSIPLFKISETGGRKSLSNGHASPGEAAGKGGSGLATPPARSPSEPGEKLSPLPAPQWPGRSTPESEGGGAEEDGGPPPFSPGAGGEPAPEQLDPELARTVAESVERLLQSCPRGGEPELRALLKLNKKLAKAVGHIFQLGDGDRRKEEEIRRHSAIYGRGEARRRDGKPLTLHELTINEAAAQFCLRDHTLLLRRVELFSLSRQVARESTYLSSLKGARSHPDESGAAQPKKLKQEVGEQSRPDLLQLPGGSESYAPPYRASLEEDAASLSGESLDGHLQAAGSCPRLTPPPSAAPDLPLSLPPHGLWSRHILQQTLMDEGLRLARLVSHERVGHLSPCLPGKAPGPEFEDGLADGGPPAQAESRRSSIKVEPETSRQ; from the exons gcctGCCCCACGCCATGGCCCTGCCCCGCACCCTGGGCGAGCTGCAGCTGTACCGGGTGTTGCAGCGGGCCAACCTGCTCTCCTACTACGAGACCTTCATCCAGCAGGGCGGGGACGACGTGCAGCAGCTGTGTGAGGCGGGCGAGGAGGAGTTCCTGGAGATCATGGCGCTGGTCGGCATGGCCACCAAGCCCCTGCACGTCCGGCGCCTCCAGAAGGCCTTGCGGGAGTGGGCCTCCAACCCCGGCCTCTTCAGCCAGCCCATGGCCTCCCTGCCCGTCAGCAGCATCCCCCTCTTCAAGATCTCCGAGACCGGCGGGCGCAAGTCGCTCAGCAACGGACACGCCAGCCCCGGCGAGGCCGCGGGCAAGGGGGGCAGCGGGCTGGCCACGCCGCCCGCCCGCAGCCCCTCGGAGCCGGGGGAGAAGCTCtcccccctgcccgccccgcaGTGGCCGGGCCGGAGCACCCCGGAGTCGGAAGGGGGCGGTGCGGAGGAGGACGGGGGGCCGCCCCCCTTCTcgccgggggcagggggggagccGGCCCCGGAGCAGCTGGACCCGGAGCTGGCGCGGACGGTGGCGGAGAGCGTGGAGCGGCTGCTGCAGAGCTGTCCGCGGGGGGGCGAGCCCGAGCTGCGTGCCCTCCTGAAGCTCAACAAGAAGCTGGCCAAGGCGGTCGGGCACATCTTCCAGCTGGGCGACGGGGACCGGCGCAAGGAGGAGGAGATCCGGCGGCACAGCGCCATCTACGGGCGGGGCGAGGCCCGGCGCCGCGACGGCAAGCCGCTCACGCTGCATGAG CTGACCATCAACGAGGCAGCGGCTCAGTTCTGCCTGCGTGACCACACGCTGCTGCTGCGCCGGGTGGAGCTGTTCTCCCTGTCGCGCCAGGTGGCCCGGGAAAGCACCTACCTGTCCTCGCTCAAGGGAGCCAG GTCGCATCCGGACGAGAGCGGAGCCGCGCAGCCCAAGAAGCTGAAGCAGGAG GTGGGTGAGCAGAGCCGCCCCGAcctcctgcagctgccagggGGGTCGGAGTCCTACGCCCCCCCGTACCGAGCCAGCCTGGAGGAGGACGCGGCCAGCCTGTCGGGAGAGAGCCTGGATGGGCATCTGCAGG ccgcGGGATCCTGCCCCCGCCTCACGCCGCCCCCCAGTGCCGCCCCCGACCTGCCCCTCAGCCTTCCCCCCCACGGGCTCTGGAGCCGTCACATCCTGCAGCAGACGCTGATGGACGAGGGGCTGCGCCTGGCCCGGCTAGTGTCCCATGAGCGGGTCGGGCACCTCAGCCCCTGTCTGCCGGGCAAGGCCCCAGGCCCAG AGTTCGAGGACGGGCTGGCGGACGGGGGCCCCCCGGCCCAGGCCGAGTCCCGCCGGAGCAGCATCAAGGTGGAGCCGGAGACCAGCCGGCAGTGA
- the NAB2 gene encoding NGFI-A-binding protein 2 isoform X2: MALPRTLGELQLYRVLQRANLLSYYETFIQQGGDDVQQLCEAGEEEFLEIMALVGMATKPLHVRRLQKALREWASNPGLFSQPMASLPVSSIPLFKISETGGRKSLSNGHASPGEAAGKGGSGLATPPARSPSEPGEKLSPLPAPQWPGRSTPESEGGGAEEDGGPPPFSPGAGGEPAPEQLDPELARTVAESVERLLQSCPRGGEPELRALLKLNKKLAKAVGHIFQLGDGDRRKEEEIRRHSAIYGRGEARRRDGKPLTLHELTINEAAAQFCLRDHTLLLRRVELFSLSRQVARESTYLSSLKGARSHPDESGAAQPKKLKQEVGEQSRPDLLQLPGGSESYAPPYRASLEEDAASLSGESLDGHLQEFEDGLADGGPPAQAESRRSSIKVEPETSRQ, translated from the exons ATGGCCCTGCCCCGCACCCTGGGCGAGCTGCAGCTGTACCGGGTGTTGCAGCGGGCCAACCTGCTCTCCTACTACGAGACCTTCATCCAGCAGGGCGGGGACGACGTGCAGCAGCTGTGTGAGGCGGGCGAGGAGGAGTTCCTGGAGATCATGGCGCTGGTCGGCATGGCCACCAAGCCCCTGCACGTCCGGCGCCTCCAGAAGGCCTTGCGGGAGTGGGCCTCCAACCCCGGCCTCTTCAGCCAGCCCATGGCCTCCCTGCCCGTCAGCAGCATCCCCCTCTTCAAGATCTCCGAGACCGGCGGGCGCAAGTCGCTCAGCAACGGACACGCCAGCCCCGGCGAGGCCGCGGGCAAGGGGGGCAGCGGGCTGGCCACGCCGCCCGCCCGCAGCCCCTCGGAGCCGGGGGAGAAGCTCtcccccctgcccgccccgcaGTGGCCGGGCCGGAGCACCCCGGAGTCGGAAGGGGGCGGTGCGGAGGAGGACGGGGGGCCGCCCCCCTTCTcgccgggggcagggggggagccGGCCCCGGAGCAGCTGGACCCGGAGCTGGCGCGGACGGTGGCGGAGAGCGTGGAGCGGCTGCTGCAGAGCTGTCCGCGGGGGGGCGAGCCCGAGCTGCGTGCCCTCCTGAAGCTCAACAAGAAGCTGGCCAAGGCGGTCGGGCACATCTTCCAGCTGGGCGACGGGGACCGGCGCAAGGAGGAGGAGATCCGGCGGCACAGCGCCATCTACGGGCGGGGCGAGGCCCGGCGCCGCGACGGCAAGCCGCTCACGCTGCATGAG CTGACCATCAACGAGGCAGCGGCTCAGTTCTGCCTGCGTGACCACACGCTGCTGCTGCGCCGGGTGGAGCTGTTCTCCCTGTCGCGCCAGGTGGCCCGGGAAAGCACCTACCTGTCCTCGCTCAAGGGAGCCAG GTCGCATCCGGACGAGAGCGGAGCCGCGCAGCCCAAGAAGCTGAAGCAGGAG GTGGGTGAGCAGAGCCGCCCCGAcctcctgcagctgccagggGGGTCGGAGTCCTACGCCCCCCCGTACCGAGCCAGCCTGGAGGAGGACGCGGCCAGCCTGTCGGGAGAGAGCCTGGATGGGCATCTGCAGG AGTTCGAGGACGGGCTGGCGGACGGGGGCCCCCCGGCCCAGGCCGAGTCCCGCCGGAGCAGCATCAAGGTGGAGCCGGAGACCAGCCGGCAGTGA